The Penicillium digitatum chromosome 6, complete sequence genome has a window encoding:
- a CDS encoding Bin/amphiphysin/Rvs domain for vesicular trafficking-domain-containing protein, giving the protein MSRHDDYRSSTGTLDSRDRYDRYSRGPPVVERPRHAEERFEARLCEEDRYGPPARAPGRLYEDDHLDHPSPAMSLVAHDRRRRRDKSPSFRRPQLVRRQSSLDTFDRIPRRKMEHVEARDRVPIAPRVPVVAPPFHHPSPGRYREREVYEDIRIAEPDYYGDEEFRDVYDRSMIDRHRRSSSTIHRHHEEKPYPRKGKTRVPRHLAHIHAIMDLGYPFKEEEDVIVIQKALSKEQIDEVLSLSREFRRTSPVETEYIGLSPYPPPMERPRERVTTELLRVEATPRTSQAFIVEASPSRHRSRSRHYVDQYEEIVERPRVRGVSRRRAVSVHDHGPRLSSAVQYIGERESEPVRTGPMVLVRPRESDHDVSDYTRNLEEVRLLRLERQGGIEITRQRDTDIIDDRGNQAEVTEIRRQERSEPNSRIMRAMMATLT; this is encoded by the exons ATGTCTCGACATGATGACTACCGTTCATCAACAGGGACCCTGGACTCTCGCGATCGATACGATCGATACTCACGGGGCCCCCCCGTGGTCGAAAGACCCCGCCATGCTGAAGAGCGCTTTGAAGCACGCCTCTGCGAGGAAGACCGATATGGCCCCCCTGCGCGCGCACCCGGAAGACTCTATGAGGATGACCATCTAGACCACCCATCCCCTGCTATGTCTCTTGTGGCGCATGACCGCCGTCGGCGCCGTGATAAAAGTCCTTCATTCCGACGTCCACAACTTGTTAGGCGGCAGTCATCCTTGGACACATTTGACCGCATACCGCGGCGCAAAATGGAACACGTTGAGGCCCGGGATCGTGTCCCCATCGCCCCCCGTGTACCTGTCGTTGCTCCGCCTTTTCACCATCCATCTCCGGGCCGTTATCGCGAGCGAGAAGTCTACGAGGATATTAGGATCGCCGAACCCGACTACTATGGTGATGAAGAGTTCAGAGATGTTTATGACCGAAGTATGATTGATCGTCACCGCCGCTCTAGCAGTACTATTCACAGACATCATGAGGAGAAGCCTTACCCGCGCAAAGGGAAGACCCGTGTTCCTCGTCACCTTGCTCATATCCACGCCATCATGGATCTAGGTTATCCGTTCAAGGAAGag GAGGATGTCATCGTCATTCAAAAGGCATTATCGAAGGAACAGATTGATGAAGTGCTTAGCTTGAGTCGCGAGTTCAGGCGGACTTCGCCCGTGGAAA CCGAATACATTGGCTTATCCCCGTATCCTCCCCCGATGGAGCGGCCGCGCGAGCGGGTGACAACAGAACTCCTGCGTGTCGAGGCCACCCCCCGCACCAGTCAGGCATTCATTGTGGAAGCATCTCCATCTCGACATAGGTCACGGTCGCGCCACTATGTGGACCAATACGAAGAAATTGTCGAGAGGCCGCGAGTACGGGGAGTCTCCCGGCGACGAGCTGTATCAGTCCATGACCATGGACCTCGTCTCTCGTCTGCCGTGCAGTACATCGGGGAGCGAGAATCCGAACCCGTTCGGACGGGTCCGATGGTTCTTGTTCGTCCACGGGAGAGCGACCACGACGTAAGTGATTACACCCGCAATCTGGAAGAGGTAAGACTTCTTCGTTTGGAGAGGCAGGGTGGGATTGAGATCACTCGGCAACGCGATACAGATATCATTGATGATAGAGGCAATCAGGCGGAGGTTACTGAGATCCGGAGGCAGGAGCGCTCAG AACCGAACTCTCGCATCATGCGCGCTATGATGGCAACTTTGACTTAA
- a CDS encoding BAR domain-containing family, with product MDRVQAFGKNLSANFTPFAQRTQQMIKEQLGQADDKTQLPDEYIELEKRVDALKLVHQKLLQVTSQYSNEAYDYPPNIRESFNDLGRTINEKVQLLSQVGSPAEAQAALKAPPSAKPQPKTFNHAIARASLAGSQTLAQSTESEDPLATALEKYALAEEQVGEARLAQDAQIQSRFLAGWNTTLNTNLMFAAKARKNVENARLMLDSIKASKKAGAHGDLDNLSEDARAEIEQAEDEFVGQTEEAVSVMKNVLDTPEPLRNLADLIAAQLEFHKKSYEILSELAPTVDALQVEQEASYRKIREGA from the exons ATGGATCGGGTGCAGGCATTCGGAAAGAACCTCAG TGCGAACTTCACGCCTTTTGCGCAGCGTACCCAGCAAATGATCAAGGAGCAGCTGGGCCAGGCCGATGACAAGACCCAGCTCCCCGATGAATACATCGAGCTCGAGAAGCGCGTCGATGCGCTCAAGCTTGTCCACCAGAAGCTGTTGCAGGTGAC CTCCCAATACTCCAACGAGGCCTACGACTACCCTCCAAACATCCGCGAATCCTTCAATGACCTGGGCCGCACTATCAACGAGAAGGTCCAGCTCCTGTCCCAGGTAGGCTCTCCTGCCGAGGCACAAGCTGCCCTGAAAGCCCCGCCTTCCGCAAAGCCCCAACCCAAGACTTTCAACCACGCGATTGCCCGTGCCTCCCTCGCCGGCTCCCAGACACTCGCGCAGAGCACCGAGAGTGAGGACCCGCTTGCAACTGCATTGGAGAAGTATGCCCTCGCCGAGGAGCAGGTTGGCGAGGCTCGTCTGGCCCAGGATGCTCAGATCCAGTCCCGCTTCCTGGCCGGCTGGAACACCACCCTCAACACTAACTTGATGTTCGCTGCTAAGGCGCGCAAGAATGTTGAGAACGCCCGCTTGATGCTCGACTCCATCAAGGCTAGCAAAAAGGCTGGTGCCCATGGCGACCTGGATAACCTGAGCGAGGATGCCCGCGCAGAGATTGAGCAGGCTGAAGATGAGTTCGTTGGTCAGACCGAGGAGGCTGTGAGCGTGATGAAGAAC GTCCTTGATACTCCAGAGCCCCTGCGCAACCTGGCTGATCTGATCGCCGCTCAACTCGAGTTCCACAAGAAGTCATATGAAATCCTCAGCGAGCTTGCTCCGACTGTAGATGCGCTGCAGGTCGAGCAGGAG GCTAGCTACCGCAAGATCCGTGAGGGCGCTTAA
- a CDS encoding ATPase, V0 complex, subunit E has protein sequence MANGWSMVIGLIIIIALSTAAWFLSPKGDNQTLFRSTLILTFVSCYLMWAIVFLSQWHPLIAPKRSDIRPGHVPQ, from the exons ATGGCAAACGG GTGGAGCATGGTCATTGGCCTTATTATCATCATCGCCCTCTCGACAGCAGCATGGTTCCTAAGCCCAAAGGGCGATAACCAGAC CCTTTTCCGCAGCACGCTCATCCTTACCTTCGTTTCCTGTTACCTGATGTGGG CAATCGTCTTCCTCTCACAGTGGCATCCCCTCATCGCACCCAAGCGGTCAGACATCAGACCTGGACACGTACCACAATAG
- a CDS encoding Arv1 protein — protein MPICIECSYPVSHLYSAYSRADDRSQGKGVRLTQCPRCQRFADKYVEYDFVVLFIDLVLIKPQVYRHLLFNRLGRDDNQFDRSIIRLGILLLLFDVYLTWARIEKDPSLATTFLSRAPIIVQYLFFLSLNAAATLAHHLAVRLLASILVPQSRRYSGPDTAGSSNANINPSTKSTVDATSFSSGPPTPTMHTSPSGVTTNPHTQNPANPPANPLGPTQTLSSHSEVTSPTDLSPPPQGTLMGPPPRPPPPLRRASTAPLQNIQPLPPPTAASPAAISTALLVSSCAKLFPILLVIWGADGSGGLSDIPAHSHTAAQIRTPMQVATIASTVHQSLLATPIKTSSLLSAKAATASPPLASVRSSSFLESWLAATASTLRTSTRTSYLTGLFDLLASMFSLGVVDTQLVLLSNIEALYILLGCGYLRAVAVAVTGQIARWAVQRMILGAVGVG, from the exons ATGCCTATTTGCATTGAGTGTTCCTATCCGGTCTCTCACCTGTACAGCGCCTACAGTCGTGCCGATGACCGGTCCCAAGGAAAGGGTGTGCGACTGACGCAATGCCCACGGTGCCAGCGGTTTGCCGACAAATACGTTGAATATGACTTTGTCGTGCTCTTCATTGACTTGGTGCTTATTAAGCCCCAG GTGTACCGACATCTCCTCTTCAATCGGCTCGGGCGAGACGACAACCAGTTCGAT CGGTCCATCATTCGCCTAGGgatccttcttcttctcttcgacGTCTACCTGACCTGGGCACGCATCGAGAAGGACCCATCCCTCGCAACGACTTTCCTATCGCGCGCCCCGATCATTGTTCAATACCTCTTCTTCCTAAGCTTGAATGCAGCCGCAACTCTCGCACATCACCTCGCCGTGCGCCTCTTGGCCTCAATCCTGGTTCCACAGTCACGCCGATACAGTGGTCCAGACACCGCAGGCAGCAGCAATGCCAACATCAACCCTAGCACAAAATCCACAGTAGATGCTACTTCCTTCTCCTCCGGCCCTCCAACGCCAACTATGCACACCTCGCCATCCGGAGTGACAACCAACCCCCACACCCAAAACCCCGCCAACCCCCCCGCAAATCCACTAGGCCCAACCCAAACACTGAGCTCACATAGTGAGGTCACCTCTCCAACCGACTTATCCCCACCACCGCAAGGTACATTGATGGGACCACCACCCCGACCTCCGCCGCCTCTGCGCCGGGCATCAACAGCCCCGCTGCAGAACATCCAGCCTCTACCCCCTCCAACAGCCGCAAGCCCAGCAGCGATCAGCACCGCGCTGCTAGTCAGCAGCTGCGCAAAGCTCTTTCCCATCCTGCTAGTAATCTGGGGCGCTGACGGCAGCGGAGGTCTCTCTGACATACCAGCGCACAGCCACACAGCAGCACAGATCCGGACCCCGATGCAGGTGGCTACGATAGCGAGCACTGTGCATCAGAGCCTGCTTGCCACACCTATAAAAACTTCCTCTCTCCTCTCTGCGAAAGCGGCTACAGCATCTCCGCCGTTGGCTTCGgtgcgttcttcttcgtttCTAGAATCGTGGCTGGCTGCCACGGCTTCTACGCTTCGGACTTCTACGCGAACGAGTTATTTGACTGGGCTTTTTGATTTGCTCGCTTCCATGTTTTCTCTTGGTGTTGTTGACACGCAGCTGGTGCTGCTGAGTAATATCGAGGCCTTGTATATCTTACTTGGCTGTGGATATCTGCGCGCTGTCGCAGTTGCTGTTACGGGCCAAATCGCCCGATGGGCGGTGCAGAGGATGATTCTTGGTGCTGTGGGGGTTGGTTAA